The genomic stretch TTCTTCAATCCATTAGCGACTTTGCTGGAACCGATAAATGCCAATACATTCACTTTACCACTTTCCATAATCGGGGTGATAATTTCAGAGCCTTTTCCATATAAAGTGTTTACCGTTCCCTTTGGAAAAGCTTCCTTAAAGGCATTCAGTAAAGGATAATGTGCTAATACACCATGTTTTGGAAGTTTAAACAAGATGGTATTTCCCATTATCAAAGCCGGAATCAGGGTAGTAAAGATCTCATTTAAAGGATAATTGAATGGCCCCATGCTTAAAACAACACCCAATGGGGCTCTTCTGATCTGTGCAGTGGTTCCTTCTGCCTGTTGGAAACGGGAAGATTCTCTGTCAAGGTCTTTTAAGGCATCAATAGTTTGATTAATATAATCTACGGTACGGTCAAATTCCTTAGTAGAGTCTGCCAATGTTTTCCCAATTTCCCACATCAGTAATTTTATAATCAAGTCACGCTGTTGGATCATCAAATACACAAATTTCTGCATGCATTTGATTCTTCCTTCTACAGACATGGTCGGCCATTCGCCAAGGCCGTTATCATAAGCTCTTACACAAGCATCAAGCACTTCCATAGCTTCTTTCGGGCCAATATTGGGAATACTGCCTAAGAGCTTTCTTTCTAACCCATTTTCTGTAGGGATACAAACCGGAGAATAAATATTCTGGGTTTCCCCTTTCCATTCTACCAGCTCACCATTGAGAAGATAAACTTTCTGATGGATTTCTGGGATTTTATATTCTTCGGGAATTTCGCTTTCGCTTTTAAAAATATCATGAAATGTTGCACTGTTTCCTGAACTCATATTTTTAGTATTTAATAATTTGAATCTTAACTTTTGTAGAATAAAGTTAGAGGTAAAAAATGATTTTCAGAATAATGATTTAATAGATTTGCTCTATTTAAGAGCTATTTGAATGAAAATTAATCCAGTCAACTGAAAAAAACAATATTTTTGTTTAAAAATAAATTTTCAATGTTTTCAAAAATAGTTTTCAGTACGTTATTCTTTTTCTCAGCAATGGGGTTTGCTCAAAAATCCAAAGCGATCAATACTGTTTTATTAAAAGGAACACCTGTACGTACTTATTCCAAATTACCGGAGGTCAACAAACCGGCTCCCAAATTCACTCTTACGGATGTTAATATGAATGACCAGAGCCTGGATGCTTATAAGGGACGATATGTAATCCTGAATATCTTTCCAAGTGTAGATACGGGAGTTTGCTCAGCATCTGTTCACCATTTTAATGAGGAAGCAGGAAACCTTCCTAATACGGTGGTTCTTTGTATTTCCAAAGACTTACCTTTTGCTCAAAAGAGATTTTGTGGGGCTGAAGGAATTAACAATGTGGTGATGCTTTCGGATTTCCGTTCAGATTTCGGATGGAATTACGGAGTAGAAATGGTAGAATCTTCTATGAAAGGACTTCTAAGCAGAGCTGTTGTAGTGATTGATCCTTCAGGAAATATTATTTACGAAGAGCAGGTACCGGATATTTCTCAGGAACCTAACTATGAGGCGGCTATTGCAGCTGTGAAAAATTAATTTTTACTTTAAAATATTAAAAAATCTCCGGCGATCTTCGATCGCCGGAGATTTTTATTTTTATTATCTGATTTTCTTTTTCTTCTTAGTAGTAACTACAATGGCACCGTTTCTAGCTTCTTTGCCATACTTTTCTACTGCTTCTTTCGCAGAAAAACTATTGACTGTCTCAATAATTTCAGTGTTTATCACCCGTAATTCTTCTATAGAAATCTTTTTATTATTAAGCAAGACCAATGGTTTTTCTGTTGGTATTGAAACAGGCGCACCAATTCTTAAAGCGGGATTTCTGTTGAGACCATCAGTAGATATCACACTCATGTTTACTCCCTGTACCTTCTCCGGAGATTTAATTTCTCCTTGTT from Chryseobacterium indologenes encodes the following:
- a CDS encoding NADP-dependent glyceraldehyde-3-phosphate dehydrogenase produces the protein MSSGNSATFHDIFKSESEIPEEYKIPEIHQKVYLLNGELVEWKGETQNIYSPVCIPTENGLERKLLGSIPNIGPKEAMEVLDACVRAYDNGLGEWPTMSVEGRIKCMQKFVYLMIQQRDLIIKLLMWEIGKTLADSTKEFDRTVDYINQTIDALKDLDRESSRFQQAEGTTAQIRRAPLGVVLSMGPFNYPLNEIFTTLIPALIMGNTILFKLPKHGVLAHYPLLNAFKEAFPKGTVNTLYGKGSEIITPIMESGKVNVLAFIGSSKVANGLKKLHPKVNRLRAILSLDAKNAAIVTKNANLDVAVSECILGALSFNGQRCTALKLIFVQKEIAAEFTLKLSQAVSALKPGLPWEKDVKVTPLPEVNKPPYLKECIEDAIQKGASVLNEDGGYTEESFVFPAVVYPVNNEMKLYHEEQFGPVIPVVPFETIEEPIEYQVNASHGMQVSIFSEDPQEVAKLIDPFVNLVSRVNINCQAQRGPDVFPFTGRKDSAEGTLSVFDALRSFSIRSLVAAKLTDSNKELLNTIVREHDSNFLSTDYIF
- the tpx gene encoding thiol peroxidase, with translation MNTVLLKGTPVRTYSKLPEVNKPAPKFTLTDVNMNDQSLDAYKGRYVILNIFPSVDTGVCSASVHHFNEEAGNLPNTVVLCISKDLPFAQKRFCGAEGINNVVMLSDFRSDFGWNYGVEMVESSMKGLLSRAVVVIDPSGNIIYEEQVPDISQEPNYEAAIAAVKN